A single window of Methylacidimicrobium sp. AP8 DNA harbors:
- a CDS encoding C40 family peptidase: protein MNPKPQPQPPRLPRPGPRTGAGPLLLALLLSVAPAGAQEREPAAGEEKRPAGMAPDASLRPEDLADFDRQPAPVRELIRQALLLTGMDLTYRYGSADPATGGIDCSGFVYFVLRRCGIRDVPRTASGQYAWVRKAGNFRAVLSPNPDSFEMDELRPGDLLFWEGTYATKNDPPVSHSMIYLGREKATGERVMAGASDGRTYHGKPRWGASVFDFRPKFPGPEEAPGGSRFVGYGKIPGLESGNGLRGPEEREE from the coding sequence GTGAATCCCAAGCCGCAACCGCAACCGCCGCGGCTTCCCCGTCCCGGCCCGCGGACCGGAGCGGGCCCCCTGCTCCTCGCCCTGCTCCTGAGCGTGGCGCCCGCCGGGGCGCAGGAGAGAGAGCCGGCGGCCGGCGAGGAGAAGCGCCCCGCGGGGATGGCGCCCGACGCCTCCCTGCGGCCCGAGGATCTCGCCGACTTCGACCGGCAGCCGGCGCCGGTCCGGGAGCTGATCCGGCAAGCGCTACTCTTGACGGGGATGGATCTTACCTACCGGTACGGCTCGGCCGATCCGGCGACGGGCGGGATCGACTGCTCGGGCTTCGTCTACTTCGTGCTCCGCCGGTGCGGAATCCGGGATGTCCCCCGGACCGCGAGCGGCCAGTACGCCTGGGTCCGGAAGGCCGGCAACTTCCGGGCGGTCCTCAGCCCGAATCCCGACTCTTTCGAGATGGACGAGCTGCGGCCGGGAGACCTGCTCTTCTGGGAAGGGACCTACGCGACCAAGAACGATCCTCCGGTCAGCCACTCGATGATCTACCTCGGCCGGGAAAAGGCGACCGGGGAGCGGGTGATGGCCGGGGCGAGCGACGGCCGGACCTACCACGGAAAGCCGCGATGGGGGGCGAGCGTCTTCGACTTCCGGCCGAAGTTTCCGGGACCGGAGGAGGCTCCGGGCGGCAGCCGGTTCGTGGGCTACGGGAAGATTCCGGGATTGGAGAGCGGAAACGGGCTGCGGGGACCGGAAGAGAGGGAGGAGTAG
- a CDS encoding IS1182 family transposase, whose translation MAERFVTVDRMTPMLLPEDLRNWVDEDDLVHFVIEAVERMDLRGFRVNVRGTGDAQYPPSMMLSLLIYCYANGIFSSRRIEAATRRDVAVRYLCANTHPDHDTICRFRRENFAAVADCFLKVLELAREMKLLKVGVVSVDGTKIRANASKHRNVTYERAGELVELLRADVAELLEQAEEADRREEADPGKLPEEIGRRQRLKEKLEEAQRRLEERAKERAERERAEYERKVKEREARKGSAKGRHIQPPEEKPGAEEQANLTDPESRLMRRSRNEAFEQSYNAQAAVDADGSALVLSARVSVCANDIGELEADVRAIPTEAGRVRAVLVDTGYANGEQVEALQAEGIEVYCAMRAEALECRRRYEFRPADRRREKPVEYTAPWRRKMIEKLASPDGRRLYARRKQTVEPVFGIIKSVMGFRAFRLRGQAKVQGEWSLVCLAYNFKRLWKLMGGRRIGPSQGGITGSPSIASLSTLLGALVAVSTSALLGFGRKILATPEGRFRNHCGSLALTPTSC comes from the coding sequence ATGGCTGAGCGATTTGTGACAGTGGATCGGATGACGCCGATGCTTTTGCCCGAGGACCTGCGGAATTGGGTGGATGAGGACGACTTGGTGCATTTTGTCATCGAGGCGGTGGAGAGGATGGATCTGCGGGGATTTCGAGTGAACGTGCGCGGGACCGGAGACGCGCAGTATCCGCCCTCGATGATGCTCTCGCTTTTGATTTATTGCTACGCCAACGGGATCTTTTCGAGTCGACGGATCGAGGCGGCGACGCGGCGGGATGTGGCGGTCCGTTACCTTTGTGCGAATACCCATCCGGATCACGATACGATCTGCCGGTTCCGGCGGGAGAACTTTGCTGCGGTGGCCGACTGTTTTTTGAAGGTCTTGGAGCTGGCGCGGGAGATGAAGCTTTTGAAGGTGGGGGTGGTGAGTGTCGACGGGACCAAGATTCGGGCCAACGCCAGCAAGCATCGCAATGTGACCTACGAACGGGCCGGAGAACTGGTGGAGCTTCTGCGGGCGGATGTAGCTGAGCTCTTGGAGCAGGCGGAGGAAGCGGACCGGAGAGAGGAAGCGGATCCGGGCAAGCTGCCCGAGGAGATCGGTCGGCGGCAACGGCTCAAGGAAAAGCTGGAGGAAGCGCAACGCCGGCTGGAGGAGCGGGCCAAGGAGCGAGCGGAGCGGGAGCGAGCGGAGTACGAGCGGAAGGTAAAAGAACGGGAAGCGCGCAAGGGAAGTGCCAAAGGCCGGCACATCCAGCCTCCGGAGGAGAAGCCTGGGGCGGAGGAGCAAGCCAACCTGACCGATCCCGAGAGCCGGCTGATGCGCAGGAGCCGAAACGAAGCCTTTGAACAGAGCTACAATGCGCAGGCGGCTGTCGATGCGGACGGGAGTGCCTTGGTGCTTTCGGCTCGGGTGAGCGTCTGCGCCAACGACATCGGCGAGTTGGAAGCCGACGTGCGGGCCATTCCTACGGAAGCCGGTCGGGTCCGTGCAGTGCTGGTGGACACCGGTTATGCCAATGGCGAACAGGTCGAGGCTCTGCAGGCGGAGGGAATCGAAGTCTACTGTGCGATGAGGGCCGAAGCTCTGGAATGTCGTCGGCGATACGAGTTCCGACCCGCCGATCGTCGTCGGGAGAAGCCTGTTGAATATACCGCCCCGTGGAGACGGAAGATGATCGAAAAGCTCGCCAGCCCGGACGGCCGCCGCCTTTATGCTCGACGCAAGCAGACCGTCGAACCAGTCTTCGGCATCATTAAATCGGTGATGGGCTTCCGAGCGTTTCGGCTCCGCGGGCAAGCCAAAGTCCAGGGCGAATGGTCGTTGGTCTGCTTGGCGTACAACTTCAAGCGCCTTTGGAAGCTTATGGGAGGACGCCGAATCGGGCCTAGCCAAGGAGGGATTACCGGATCTCCCAGCATCGCCTCGCTCTCCACCCTCCTCGGCGCGCTGGTTGCGGTCTCGACTTCTGCGCTTTTGGGCTTCGGCAGGAAAATTCTTGCCACCCCGGAAGGGAGGTTTCGCAACCATTGCGGCTCTCTCGCATTAACCCCGACAAGCTGCTAG